In one window of Eggerthella guodeyinii DNA:
- the sstT gene encoding serine/threonine transporter SstT → MGIKKVAQAWNSVSLVKRIVIGLVIGGVLGVAAPNIEIIELLGTLFVSALKGVAPILVFFLVISALANAKAAGSMRTVVLLYVVSTFVAALVAVVASFLFPIELTLSAPATDQSSPSGIGEVLGTLVMNVVSNPVDALMNANYIGILAWAVVLGIALRAASQGTKDVFTSVSDAVSQVVRWVIALAPFGILGLVYSTVSENGLEIFTEYGQLLLVLVGCMLFIAFVTNPLLVFWGIRKNPYPLVLRCLKDSGITAFFTRSSAANIPVNMELCRKLGLDKDNYSVSIPLGATINMAGAAVTISVMAMAAAHTMGVGIDLPTAVILSALSAVSACGASGVAGGSLLLIPLACSLFGIGNDVAMQVVAIGFIIGVIQDSCETALNSSSDVLFTATSEYRQWRKAGKEITFGKDAFSEDELA, encoded by the coding sequence ATGGGAATCAAGAAGGTCGCGCAGGCGTGGAACTCCGTCAGCCTGGTGAAGCGCATCGTCATCGGGCTGGTGATCGGCGGCGTGCTGGGCGTGGCGGCGCCGAACATCGAGATCATCGAGCTTTTGGGCACGCTGTTCGTGTCGGCGCTGAAAGGCGTTGCCCCCATCCTCGTGTTCTTCCTGGTCATCAGCGCGCTGGCCAACGCGAAGGCCGCCGGCTCCATGAGGACCGTCGTGCTCCTCTACGTGGTCAGCACGTTCGTCGCGGCGCTCGTGGCCGTGGTGGCCAGCTTCCTGTTCCCCATCGAGCTCACGCTGTCCGCGCCGGCGACCGACCAGAGCTCGCCGTCGGGCATCGGCGAGGTGCTGGGCACGCTCGTGATGAACGTGGTGTCGAACCCGGTGGACGCGCTCATGAACGCGAACTACATCGGCATCCTCGCCTGGGCCGTGGTGCTGGGCATCGCGCTGCGCGCCGCGTCGCAGGGCACGAAGGACGTGTTCACCAGCGTGTCCGACGCCGTGTCGCAGGTGGTGCGCTGGGTGATCGCGCTGGCGCCGTTCGGCATCCTGGGCCTCGTGTACTCCACGGTGAGCGAGAACGGCCTGGAGATCTTCACCGAGTACGGCCAGCTGCTGCTCGTCCTCGTGGGCTGCATGCTGTTCATCGCGTTCGTCACGAACCCGCTGCTCGTGTTCTGGGGCATCCGCAAGAACCCCTACCCGCTCGTGCTGCGCTGCCTGAAGGACAGCGGCATCACGGCGTTCTTCACGCGCAGCTCGGCGGCGAACATCCCGGTCAACATGGAGCTGTGCCGCAAGCTGGGCCTCGACAAGGACAACTACTCGGTGTCCATCCCGCTGGGCGCCACCATCAACATGGCGGGCGCCGCGGTGACCATCTCGGTCATGGCCATGGCGGCCGCGCACACGATGGGCGTAGGTATCGACCTGCCCACCGCCGTCATCCTGAGCGCGCTGTCCGCCGTGTCCGCCTGCGGCGCGTCGGGCGTGGCGGGCGGATCGCTGCTGCTCATCCCGCTGGCGTGCTCGCTGTTCGGCATCGGCAACGACGTGGCCATGCAGGTGGTGGCCATCGGCTTCATCATCGGCGTGATCCAGGACTCGTGCGAGACGGCGCTCAACTCGTCGTCCGACGTGCTGTTCACCGCCACGTCCGAGTACCGCCAGTGGCGCAAGGCCGGCAAGGAGATCACGTTCGGCAAGGACGCGTTCAGCGAAGACGAGCTGGCGTAA
- a CDS encoding DUF4230 domain-containing protein yields the protein MKKILMVVVAVALVAAGVFGTLAVQRTLEPSVSLSSTSIQEQLSDCSELATAKLDYRGLVRYENGDIDFITKKAFTMVYDAEVRAGVDLAQASVEVSGNAITVSLPAPKLLGIEIDPNSIEFYDSSFALFNWENKQDTAEALKVAQQDAEGKVNQANMLEQAKTQAHTLVENLLKPFTVGDNAYTVAVVDQ from the coding sequence ATGAAGAAAATCCTCATGGTTGTCGTCGCCGTCGCGCTCGTCGCGGCCGGCGTGTTCGGAACGCTCGCCGTGCAGCGCACGCTCGAGCCGAGCGTGTCGCTGTCGTCCACGTCCATCCAGGAGCAGCTGTCCGACTGCAGCGAGCTGGCCACGGCCAAGCTCGATTACCGCGGCCTCGTGCGCTACGAGAACGGCGACATCGACTTCATCACGAAGAAGGCGTTCACCATGGTCTACGATGCCGAGGTGCGCGCGGGCGTCGATCTGGCGCAGGCGAGCGTCGAGGTGAGCGGCAACGCCATCACGGTGAGCCTGCCGGCGCCCAAGCTGCTGGGCATCGAGATCGACCCGAACTCCATCGAGTTCTACGATTCTTCGTTCGCGCTGTTCAACTGGGAGAACAAGCAGGATACGGCCGAGGCGCTCAAGGTGGCCCAGCAGGATGCCGAGGGCAAGGTGAACCAGGCCAACATGCTGGAGCAGGCCAAGACCCAGGCCCACACGCTGGTGGAGAACCTCCTCAAGCCCTTCACCGTGGGCGACAACGCCTACACGGTGGCGGTGGTGGACCAGTAG
- a CDS encoding NYN domain-containing protein, giving the protein MDTKQSSEKRFALLIDADNVSAKYIKPITDELSKYGTVTYKRIYGDWTLTLHAKWKDALLENSITPIQQFGYTQGKNATDSAMIIDAMDILYTRSVEGFCIVSSDSDFTRLASRIRESGLTVIGMGEKKTPTPFRKACDIFTTLELLLGDTGSKSSGGRGKSRHDQPGSSSSQSAGTTTMSKDEIEQAVVNIITDNQNNGKSTGLGEVGSRLLKRYPDFDVRSYGTNLLSKLLDEFASVQIIKDGSSVAVVLTEGKDAKDAPVEVEQAPEGTQGDGSEDASGAEQTEPTDAQGAAEAKPAEKKPAPRRQPRRRKEQAPEAVEQEPAEAADPAVESAEGQAVVPVEAEPVERPSLDNRPGRAARKRVAATRAKGSGSKKPAAGNQVEKADRAGEADAQALAPSEELKPAAKPKRKPARAKAPKTERPVVDTEAAKEASVDEAAPASASAKRPAKRPVKATSKAPASNAAAPSDAEAFIRQTVADAEPEGIALSVLGKRVRGKFRSFKLRDLGYAQFRPYLADLAGIKVEQRDGQSYARLDR; this is encoded by the coding sequence GTGGATACCAAGCAATCGTCTGAAAAGCGGTTCGCACTCTTGATCGATGCCGACAACGTGTCGGCGAAGTATATAAAGCCCATCACCGACGAGCTGTCGAAGTACGGCACCGTCACCTACAAGCGCATCTACGGCGACTGGACGCTCACGCTCCACGCCAAATGGAAGGACGCGCTGCTGGAGAACTCCATCACGCCCATCCAGCAGTTCGGCTACACGCAGGGCAAGAACGCCACCGACTCGGCCATGATCATCGACGCGATGGACATCCTGTACACGCGCTCGGTGGAAGGGTTCTGCATCGTGTCGAGCGACAGCGACTTCACGCGCCTGGCCAGCCGCATCCGCGAGAGCGGCCTCACGGTCATCGGCATGGGCGAGAAGAAGACGCCCACGCCGTTCCGCAAGGCGTGCGACATCTTCACCACGCTCGAGCTGCTGCTGGGCGACACGGGCTCCAAGAGCTCCGGCGGCCGCGGCAAGAGCCGCCACGACCAGCCCGGCTCGTCGAGCAGCCAGAGCGCCGGCACCACCACGATGAGCAAGGACGAGATCGAGCAGGCCGTGGTGAACATCATCACGGACAACCAGAACAACGGCAAGTCGACGGGGCTCGGCGAGGTGGGCAGCCGCCTGCTCAAGCGCTATCCCGACTTCGACGTGCGCAGCTACGGCACGAACCTGCTGTCGAAGCTGCTCGACGAGTTCGCCAGCGTGCAGATCATCAAGGACGGCAGCTCGGTGGCCGTGGTGCTGACCGAAGGCAAGGACGCGAAGGACGCGCCGGTCGAGGTGGAGCAGGCTCCCGAGGGCACGCAGGGCGACGGCTCGGAAGACGCGTCGGGTGCGGAGCAGACGGAGCCGACGGACGCGCAGGGCGCGGCCGAGGCGAAGCCCGCTGAAAAGAAGCCGGCGCCGCGCCGCCAGCCGCGCCGCCGCAAGGAGCAGGCTCCCGAAGCCGTCGAACAGGAGCCTGCCGAGGCGGCCGACCCCGCGGTCGAGTCCGCCGAGGGGCAAGCTGTCGTCCCCGTCGAGGCCGAGCCCGTCGAGCGGCCCTCTTTGGACAACCGACCCGGACGAGCGGCCCGCAAGCGTGTCGCGGCGACGCGCGCAAAGGGATCGGGAAGCAAGAAGCCGGCAGCTGGCAACCAGGTTGAGAAGGCCGATCGCGCCGGCGAAGCCGATGCCCAGGCCCTGGCGCCTTCCGAAGAGCTGAAGCCCGCGGCGAAGCCGAAGCGCAAGCCTGCAAGGGCCAAAGCTCCCAAGACCGAACGGCCGGTTGTCGACACCGAGGCCGCAAAGGAGGCGTCCGTCGACGAGGCGGCCCCGGCTTCCGCTTCCGCGAAGCGTCCTGCGAAGCGCCCGGTCAAGGCGACGTCGAAGGCTCCTGCCTCGAACGCCGCCGCCCCGTCCGATGCCGAGGCGTTCATCCGCCAAACGGTGGCCGATGCCGAGCCTGAAGGAATCGCGCTCTCGGTGCTCGGCAAGCGCGTGCGCGGCAAGTTCCGTTCGTTCAAGCTGCGCGATTTGGGATATGCTCAGTTCAGACCCTATCTCGCCGACCTCGCAGGCATCAAGGTGGAGCAGCGGGACGGTCAATCGTACGCTCGCCTCGATCGATAG
- a CDS encoding RNA polymerase sigma factor, producing MARTPSTPSRSSAMERWGDTVLRLATSRMGSVADAEDVFQTVFMRLLQSRDRFVDDEHLKAWLLRVTVNCCNDAHRSPWNKRRAELDDATAATLRASELDEPGQEPPDDAFGSRDLERGDLTAALARLTPQQRTVVHLFYFEGYATDEIAQITGERPGTVRSHLHRARKALKINLGAHS from the coding sequence ATGGCGCGCACCCCCTCGACACCGTCGCGCTCGAGCGCCATGGAGCGTTGGGGCGACACCGTGCTGCGCTTGGCGACGAGCCGCATGGGCAGCGTCGCCGACGCCGAGGACGTGTTCCAAACCGTGTTCATGCGCCTGCTGCAATCGAGGGACCGGTTCGTCGACGACGAGCATCTGAAGGCGTGGCTGTTGCGCGTGACGGTCAACTGCTGCAACGATGCGCACCGCAGCCCTTGGAACAAGCGGCGCGCCGAGCTCGACGATGCCACGGCGGCCACGCTGCGCGCCTCGGAGCTCGACGAGCCGGGGCAGGAGCCGCCCGACGACGCCTTCGGCAGCCGCGATCTCGAGCGCGGCGACCTGACCGCGGCCCTCGCCCGCCTCACGCCCCAGCAGCGCACCGTGGTGCACCTGTTCTACTTCGAAGGCTACGCGACCGACGAGATAGCGCAGATCACCGGCGAGCGCCCCGGCACCGTCCGATCCCACCTCCACCGCGCGCGCAAGGCCCTCAAGATCAATCTAGGAGCGCACTCATGA
- a CDS encoding ABC transporter permease, with amino-acid sequence MLARLALGNVRKSLADFGIYFLTVMLGVAVFYAFNSMTAQQGVLAFSQTQDKMFELLGMVIDGVSVFIAFVLVFLVVYANSFLVKRRKREFGLYLTLGMSTGDVVKIVALESLIVGAASLAVGLVAGVGLSQLLLQLTSALFQADVAEAGGFAFVFSADAMAKTVAVFAVIFLVAALLNARTVARAKLIDLLRAQRKNEEMKLTSLPLSLALFAASLVLIGVSYKLLIDNGLMEPSPEFAAAALLVCLGTVLFFYALSGFLLKLVQLIRPLYLRGLNMFTLRQLNAKVNTTFASLSVVCLVLFLAITSVCGGIGIRNAIDGSLDKSTGYSASVSTSFGSYNAEAGYQPAELGEFGAFAERQGYDMAAGLRASVAAVGAGDFDAAASRTAQIDFLVDPADGLVMDDVERASGLKLSDYAGASVNSGYGAYPVYLAKLSQVNAALELAGRPTLELGAGECAVFSDSDITSGFYRDAVDRGTVLSVGGRDLRVAEFRGESLQTTPFPMNTGTLVVPDEAVPTGSAILQSVLDVQCASDEDEAAFGEMMDAVADTDNPDTWPVTLSMTRAEVIDQSISLSTIVAYLAIYLGFVLVIACAAILAIQQLSDASDNAQRYGLCAKLGAPEGMISGALFTQVLVYFLFPLLLAVAHSACALVVVTDVVAVFGHLDITSMALVCAGAFLAVYGVYFAVTYVGARKLARG; translated from the coding sequence ATGCTTGCTAGGCTCGCGCTCGGCAACGTGCGCAAGTCCCTCGCGGACTTCGGCATCTACTTCCTCACGGTCATGCTGGGCGTGGCCGTGTTCTACGCGTTCAACTCCATGACGGCCCAGCAGGGCGTGCTCGCGTTCTCGCAGACGCAGGACAAGATGTTCGAGCTGCTGGGCATGGTCATCGACGGCGTGTCGGTGTTCATCGCGTTCGTGCTCGTGTTCCTCGTGGTGTACGCGAACAGCTTCCTCGTCAAGCGGCGCAAGCGGGAGTTCGGGCTGTACCTCACGCTGGGCATGAGCACGGGCGACGTGGTGAAGATCGTGGCGCTCGAGTCGCTCATCGTGGGCGCGGCGTCGCTGGCGGTGGGCCTCGTGGCGGGCGTCGGGTTGTCGCAGCTGCTGCTGCAGCTCACGAGCGCGCTGTTCCAGGCCGACGTGGCCGAGGCGGGCGGGTTCGCGTTCGTGTTCTCGGCCGACGCGATGGCGAAGACCGTCGCGGTGTTCGCGGTCATCTTCCTGGTCGCCGCGCTGCTGAACGCGCGCACGGTGGCGCGGGCGAAGCTCATCGACCTCTTGCGCGCGCAGCGCAAGAATGAGGAGATGAAGCTGACGAGCTTGCCGCTGTCGCTCGCGCTGTTCGCGGCGTCGCTCGTGCTTATCGGCGTATCGTACAAGCTGCTCATCGACAACGGCCTGATGGAGCCCTCGCCGGAATTCGCGGCGGCTGCGCTGCTCGTGTGCCTGGGCACGGTGTTGTTCTTCTACGCGCTGTCGGGCTTCCTGCTGAAGCTCGTGCAGCTCATCCGGCCGCTGTACCTGCGCGGGCTCAACATGTTCACGCTGCGGCAGCTGAACGCCAAGGTGAACACCACGTTCGCGTCGCTGTCGGTGGTGTGCCTCGTGCTGTTCCTGGCCATCACCAGCGTGTGCGGCGGCATCGGCATCCGCAACGCCATCGACGGCTCGCTGGACAAGAGCACCGGCTACAGCGCCAGCGTGTCCACGTCGTTCGGCTCGTACAACGCCGAGGCGGGCTATCAGCCTGCCGAGCTGGGTGAATTCGGGGCCTTCGCCGAGCGGCAGGGCTACGATATGGCCGCGGGGCTGCGCGCGAGCGTGGCGGCCGTGGGCGCGGGCGACTTCGATGCGGCGGCGTCCCGCACGGCGCAGATCGACTTTTTGGTCGATCCGGCCGACGGCCTCGTGATGGACGACGTGGAGCGCGCGAGCGGCCTCAAGCTGTCCGACTACGCGGGCGCGTCCGTCAACAGCGGTTACGGCGCGTACCCCGTGTACCTGGCGAAGCTGTCGCAGGTGAACGCCGCGCTCGAGCTGGCGGGTCGGCCGACGCTCGAGCTGGGCGCGGGGGAGTGCGCGGTTTTCAGCGACTCCGACATCACGAGCGGGTTCTACCGCGACGCGGTGGATCGCGGCACCGTGCTGTCCGTGGGCGGGCGCGACCTGCGCGTGGCCGAATTCCGGGGCGAGAGCCTGCAGACCACGCCGTTTCCGATGAACACGGGCACGCTCGTGGTGCCCGACGAGGCGGTGCCGACAGGATCGGCGATCCTCCAGTCCGTCCTCGACGTGCAGTGCGCAAGCGACGAGGACGAGGCCGCGTTCGGCGAGATGATGGACGCCGTGGCGGACACCGACAACCCCGACACCTGGCCGGTCACGCTGTCCATGACGCGCGCCGAGGTGATCGACCAGAGCATCAGCCTGTCCACCATCGTGGCGTACCTGGCCATCTACCTGGGTTTCGTGCTGGTCATCGCATGCGCGGCCATCCTGGCCATCCAACAGCTGTCCGACGCGTCCGACAACGCGCAGCGCTACGGGCTGTGCGCCAAGCTGGGCGCGCCCGAGGGCATGATCAGCGGCGCGCTGTTCACCCAGGTGCTCGTGTACTTCCTGTTCCCGCTGCTGCTGGCCGTGGCGCACTCCGCGTGCGCGCTCGTGGTGGTCACCGACGTCGTGGCCGTGTTCGGGCACCTCGACATCACCTCGATGGCGCTGGTGTGCGCCGGCGCGTTCCTCGCGGTGTACGGCGTGTACTTCGCCGTGACGTACGTCGGTGCCCGGAAGCTCGCGCGCGGGTAA